The following coding sequences are from one Paracoccus alcaliphilus window:
- a CDS encoding Na+/H+ antiporter subunit E, producing the protein MTFLAMNILLAIGWCALWGSFTLIDLLGGFVFGFAGLWFARRLVGRDEDQRYFRALPQAIVLLVYFLKELVKSCLLVARDCIARRPQLHPAIVRMPIDHKSDLEIFLLANLITLTPGTLTLDVAPDKSFLVIHSIYAADPDALVADLKSGMEHRVREVFR; encoded by the coding sequence ATGACCTTTCTTGCGATGAACATCCTGCTGGCCATCGGCTGGTGCGCGCTGTGGGGCAGTTTCACGCTGATCGACCTGCTGGGCGGTTTCGTCTTCGGCTTTGCCGGGCTGTGGTTCGCGCGTCGTCTGGTGGGCCGCGACGAGGATCAGCGGTATTTCCGCGCCCTGCCGCAGGCCATCGTGCTGCTGGTCTATTTCCTGAAAGAGCTGGTCAAATCCTGCCTGCTGGTCGCCCGCGACTGTATCGCGCGTCGCCCGCAGCTGCATCCCGCCATCGTGCGGATGCCGATAGACCACAAAAGCGATCTGGAAATCTTCCTGCTGGCCAATCTGATCACGCTGACGCCGGGCACGCTGACGCTGGACGTGGCGCCCGACAAAAGCTTTCTTGTGATCCATTCGATCTATGCCGCGGACCCCGATGCGCTGGTCGCCGACCTGAAATCCGGCATGGAGCATCGCGTGAGGGAGGTCTTTCGCTGA
- a CDS encoding monovalent cation/H+ antiporter complex subunit F → MSPTTFMNSCLTIGLVLIALAIAVGFVRLWRGPTLSDRVVALDMMTAAIIAFCGLFAVRAQIEAYLDIAVALALVSFVSVVSLARYAERLARRSDSDD, encoded by the coding sequence ATGAGCCCCACAACCTTCATGAATTCATGCCTGACCATCGGCCTTGTGCTGATCGCGCTGGCCATCGCGGTCGGTTTCGTCCGGCTGTGGCGCGGGCCGACGCTGTCGGATCGGGTCGTGGCGCTGGACATGATGACGGCGGCGATCATCGCCTTTTGCGGGCTGTTCGCCGTTCGCGCGCAGATCGAGGCCTATCTGGATATCGCCGTGGCGCTGGCGCTGGTCAGTTTCGTCTCGGTCGTGTCGCTGGCACGCTATGCCGAACGTCTTGCCCGCAGGAGCGACAGCGATGATTGA
- the mnhG gene encoding monovalent cation/H(+) antiporter subunit G has product MIEVITGILALLAGGFALVAAVGVLRFPDVLTRMHASSKVASFAGALALLAAAVDIGHVSAVTRAIFAILFIFLTAPIGAHLLGRAAAWRSGLGRK; this is encoded by the coding sequence ATGATTGAGGTAATCACCGGCATTCTGGCCCTGCTGGCCGGGGGCTTCGCGCTGGTCGCGGCGGTGGGCGTGCTGCGCTTTCCCGACGTGCTGACCCGGATGCACGCCTCCTCCAAGGTCGCCTCTTTCGCCGGGGCGCTGGCGCTGCTGGCTGCGGCGGTCGATATCGGCCATGTCAGCGCGGTGACACGGGCGATCTTCGCGATCCTGTTCATCTTCCTGACCGCCCCCATCGGCGCGCACCTGCTGGGCCGCGCCGCCGCATGGCGCAGCGGACTGGGCCGGAAATGA
- a CDS encoding L,D-transpeptidase family protein, which yields MRAIFVLCIMLAMAIPDRPASANVNARNPEITQLLLDKSSRTLYLLNGKRAVRQYRVDLGSNPSGHKQFQGDGRTPEGLYYITHRNPNSNFHLSLGISYPNARDREIARRLGRNPGGDIFIHGRGARISNPPPDWTRGCAAVTDTEMAEIFNLVRPGTPIFIKP from the coding sequence ATGCGTGCCATCTTTGTCCTTTGCATCATGCTGGCCATGGCCATCCCGGACCGGCCGGCAAGCGCCAATGTCAACGCCCGAAACCCCGAGATCACCCAGCTTTTGCTGGATAAATCGTCCCGCACGCTGTATCTGCTGAATGGCAAGCGGGCGGTGCGTCAATACCGCGTCGATCTGGGATCGAACCCCAGCGGGCATAAACAGTTCCAGGGCGACGGCAGAACGCCCGAGGGGCTTTATTACATCACCCACCGCAATCCCAATTCGAATTTCCACCTGTCGCTGGGAATATCCTATCCGAATGCGCGCGACCGCGAAATCGCCCGCCGTCTGGGCCGCAATCCGGGTGGGGACATCTTCATCCACGGGCGCGGCGCAAGGATCAGCAACCCTCCGCCCGACTGGACGCGCGGCTGTGCCGCCGTCACCGATACCGAGATGGCCGAGATCTTCAATCTGGTCCGCCCCGGCACGCCGATCTTCATCAAGCCCTGA
- a CDS encoding Na+/H+ antiporter subunit D: protein MNWILALPILVPFVAAALAFFAKNRRGSGWISVIGAAISVVLAIRLLIAVMEHGVIATQMSAWIAPFGITLAADYLSAAMVLITAIISLAVAVWAMAEVGQISARMGWHGLFQTLIGGVTGAFLTGDIFNLYVWFEVLLISSFGLLVIGGQRRAIDGAVKYVTLNLISTVLFLGAAGLLYGATGTLNMADLRAAVAAHPDQGLMTVIAMMFMIGFGLKAGVFPLFFWLPASYHTPHYAVSAVFAGLLTKVGVYALMRVFTLIFVGDQGYTHEILLWVACLTMLTGVLGAAAQSDFRKILSFHIVSQIGYMVLGLALMTPLAVMGGVFYIIHHIIVKANLFLIAGISRRLTGSSDLYAIGGLYRSAPLMGILFLIPAFSLAGFPPLSGFWAKYVLVKASLDLGQWLAAGVALLTGLLTIFSMTKIWAEVFWKAHPEGYQPRLSQIPPRARLLLLSPVAALALMTVLIGLFPQPFVDFATIGAEQLLDPSDYVATVLEVAQ, encoded by the coding sequence ATGAACTGGATCCTTGCGCTTCCGATCCTCGTGCCCTTCGTGGCCGCGGCCCTGGCGTTCTTTGCCAAAAACAGGCGGGGTTCGGGCTGGATCTCGGTGATCGGGGCCGCGATCTCGGTCGTGCTGGCGATCCGGCTGCTGATCGCGGTGATGGAACACGGCGTCATCGCCACGCAGATGAGCGCATGGATCGCCCCCTTCGGCATCACGCTGGCGGCGGATTACCTGTCTGCCGCGATGGTGCTGATCACCGCCATCATCAGCCTTGCCGTCGCGGTCTGGGCCATGGCCGAGGTCGGCCAGATCTCGGCCCGCATGGGCTGGCACGGGCTGTTCCAGACGCTGATCGGCGGCGTCACCGGCGCCTTCCTGACCGGCGACATCTTCAACCTCTATGTCTGGTTCGAGGTCCTGCTGATCTCGTCCTTCGGCTTGCTGGTGATCGGCGGGCAGCGACGGGCCATCGACGGCGCGGTGAAATATGTGACGCTGAACCTGATCTCGACGGTGCTGTTTCTCGGGGCTGCGGGGTTGCTCTATGGTGCGACCGGAACGCTGAACATGGCCGATCTGCGGGCGGCGGTGGCGGCCCATCCCGATCAGGGGCTGATGACGGTCATCGCAATGATGTTCATGATCGGTTTTGGCCTGAAGGCGGGGGTGTTTCCGTTGTTCTTCTGGCTGCCCGCATCCTATCATACGCCGCATTACGCGGTGTCGGCGGTCTTTGCGGGGCTGCTGACCAAGGTGGGGGTCTATGCGCTGATGCGGGTCTTCACGCTGATCTTCGTCGGCGATCAGGGCTATACCCACGAAATCCTGCTGTGGGTCGCCTGCCTGACCATGCTGACCGGCGTTCTGGGCGCGGCGGCGCAAAGCGATTTCCGCAAGATCCTGTCGTTCCACATCGTCAGCCAGATCGGCTATATGGTGCTGGGGCTGGCGCTGATGACGCCGCTGGCGGTGATGGGGGGCGTCTTCTACATCATCCACCATATCATCGTGAAGGCGAACCTGTTCCTGATCGCGGGCATTTCGCGCCGGTTGACGGGCAGCTCGGACCTTTACGCCATCGGCGGGCTGTACCGCTCGGCGCCGCTGATGGGGATCCTGTTCCTGATCCCGGCCTTCTCGCTGGCCGGGTTTCCGCCGCTGTCGGGCTTCTGGGCGAAATATGTGCTGGTCAAGGCCTCGCTGGATCTGGGGCAATGGCTGGCAGCGGGGGTGGCGCTGCTGACCGGGTTGCTGACGATCTTTTCGATGACCAAGATCTGGGCCGAGGTCTTCTGGAAGGCCCACCCCGAAGGGTACCAGCCCCGGTTGTCGCAGATCCCGCCGCGCGCGCGCCTGCTGCTGCTGTCGCCGGTGGCCGCGCTGGCTTTGATGACGGTGCTGATCGGCCTGTTCCCTCAGCCTTTCGTGGATTTCGCCACCATCGGGGCCGAGCAGTTGCTTGACCCCTCGGATTATGTCGCCACCGTTCTGGAGGTCGCCCAATGA
- a CDS encoding Na+/H+ antiporter subunit C: METVLALLTGILTACAVWLMLSGNLLRFLFGLLLLSNAINLAIFAAGRLTVGAPPLLGEGGALPAHQMANSLPQALLLTAIVIGFGLFAFALGLTIRAYRAFGHLEVDRMRLAEPEEAKK, encoded by the coding sequence ATGGAAACCGTCCTTGCGCTTCTGACCGGCATCCTGACCGCCTGCGCGGTCTGGCTGATGCTGTCGGGCAACCTTCTGCGCTTTCTGTTCGGCCTGCTGCTGCTGTCGAACGCAATCAATCTGGCCATCTTCGCCGCCGGGCGCCTGACGGTGGGCGCACCGCCCCTGCTGGGCGAGGGTGGCGCCCTGCCCGCCCATCAGATGGCCAATTCGCTGCCGCAGGCGCTGCTGCTGACCGCCATCGTCATCGGCTTTGGCCTGTTCGCCTTCGCGCTTGGCCTGACGATCCGCGCCTATCGCGCCTTCGGCCATCTGGAGGTGGACCGCATGAGACTGGCCGAGCCGGAAGAGGCGAAGAAATGA